tcttctttgtcctcaTGTACGCCCTGTCCCTTACTGGGAACAGCTTGATCCTCTTAGTGGTGTCGCTGGAATGCCGCTTGCATAAACCCATGTACTGGTTCCTCTGCCACTTGTCCGTCCTGGACATGATGGTCTCCTCTGTGGTGGTGCCCAAACTGATCCAGTGGCTGGTCATGGGGAGTGGGGTTATCTCCTATGCAGGCTGCGCatgccagttcttcttctttcacCTCGTGGGCTGTACGGAATGCCTCCTGTACACAGTGATGGCCTTCGACCGCTTTGTGGCCATCTGCAAACCGCTGCACTACGGCACGCTCATGAGCCAACGCGTCTGCTGCTGCCTGGCCCTGAGCACCTGGTTTGGAGGCTCCGTGCATTCGGTGATACAGACCCCCCTCACTTTCCGCTTGCCCTATGGCCGAGGGGTCTTGGTGCCGTACATCTTCTGCGACGTCCCAGCTATGCTGAAGCTGGCCTGCGCGGACACGGCCCTCAACGAGACGGTGATGCAGGTGGACGTTGAGATTGTTGCCGTGACGTGCTTCATCTTGATTCTGACCTCCTACGTGTATATCATCTCGGCCATTCTGAGGATTCCCAGTTCTCAGGGAAGACACCGGGCCTTCTCCACTTGCTCGGCCCATATCACCCTGGTGCTGATCTATTATGTCCCTGTGGTTTATAACTACTTGCGGCCAGCATCTCAGGAATCCCTAGGGGGAGTGGTAGCCATGGTCTACACCGCAGTGACCCCTTTCTTAAACCCGCTCATATACACGCTGAGGAACCAAGAGATGAAGGACGGCCTGTGGAAACTCTGTCGTAGGAAGCCGAAGTGCTGCCCTCCCAACTGAATTTCGGTTTCTGAAACACGGTTGGGCGGGGAGACCAAGGGGGAGGTTTGGTTCAATTAACCCTTTTAGTAAAAATGTTAAGAAAACTCTATATTCAGGAAGTTCTATATTTAGGAAaattaaatgggctccggggaatggtagaggacaggaaggcctggaggatcattgt
The Paroedura picta isolate Pp20150507F chromosome 16, Ppicta_v3.0, whole genome shotgun sequence genome window above contains:
- the LOC143826562 gene encoding olfactory receptor 10G6-like; its protein translation is MECGNGTSVLENFELLGFSYPKDLKSLLLFFFVLMYALSLTGNSLILLVVSLECRLHKPMYWFLCHLSVLDMMVSSVVVPKLIQWLVMGSGVISYAGCACQFFFFHLVGCTECLLYTVMAFDRFVAICKPLHYGTLMSQRVCCCLALSTWFGGSVHSVIQTPLTFRLPYGRGVLVPYIFCDVPAMLKLACADTALNETVMQVDVEIVAVTCFILILTSYVYIISAILRIPSSQGRHRAFSTCSAHITLVLIYYVPVVYNYLRPASQESLGGVVAMVYTAVTPFLNPLIYTLRNQEMKDGLWKLCRRKPKCCPPN